Proteins from a genomic interval of Candidatus Cloacimonadota bacterium:
- the gyrA gene encoding DNA gyrase subunit A, producing the protein MDDKTKILNVQIEDHLRQAYLDYSMSVIVSRALPDIRDGLKPSQRRIIYAMSELNLSPGGHFRKCAKIAGDTSGNYHPHGEQVVYPTLVRLAQPWNMRYPLVDGQGNFGSIDGDPPAAMRYTEARMQKVTMEMLEELDKDTVDFKGNYDDTRKEPEVFPSRIPNLLINGSSGIAVGMATNMPPHNIAEVCDAVITLIDDPEMEILDLRKYVKGPDFPTGGFILGSDGIKDYFETGRGRILIRGEAEIETAKNEQESIIIRSIPYQITKTALIDRIVQLVKDKRIDGISDVRDESGRDGMRLVIQVKRNADGNTVLNHLYKYTQLQSTFGVINLCLIDGVPQVVNMKEMLNNFIEFRHDVVLRRTKFELKNAEDRLHILEGFKIALDNLDEVIAAIRASQTPPEANEQLQAKFGLSEIQAKAILEMRLQRLTGLEREKIEEEYRELLKVIARLRDLVENKSLRMELVKQETQEIRDKFGDARRSIILENYIGLLNPEDMVADELVVVTITHDGYVKRLPVDTYRVQGRGGRGLTGTNLKDEDNIQYIFVASTHSYLLLFTNLGRCYWLKVYEIPEAGRTARGKAVVNLVKFEDKEKIKTFVTLKEFSSEQNIVMCTRNGTVKKSALADFSRPRSTGILAIRLMPGDELIDARITEGNDDIILATRNGYCNRFSERDIRQTARFTKGVRGIRLRDEDYVISMGIISQEDIIENGSPSGKTILAISENGYGKRTLTSAYPTTRRGSKGVITLKTSQRNGYLAALMIVDDLDDLMIITQEGKIIRQKISEIKIISRNTQGVRLINLYDNDKVSDITLIPHDLDDEELDVEVGKLKKAAPPKSPADDEDEEDINEIDIDEEETDEDIE; encoded by the coding sequence ATGGACGATAAAACAAAAATACTGAACGTACAGATTGAAGACCATCTGCGGCAGGCCTATCTGGATTATTCCATGAGTGTGATCGTGTCCCGCGCGTTGCCTGACATCCGTGACGGACTCAAGCCTTCCCAGAGACGCATAATATACGCGATGAGCGAGCTGAACCTCTCGCCCGGCGGTCATTTCCGCAAATGCGCCAAAATAGCCGGTGATACCTCCGGAAACTACCATCCCCACGGCGAACAGGTGGTTTATCCCACCCTCGTGCGCCTCGCCCAACCTTGGAACATGCGCTATCCGCTCGTGGACGGGCAGGGAAACTTTGGCTCCATCGACGGCGATCCCCCCGCAGCCATGCGCTACACCGAGGCCCGGATGCAGAAAGTCACCATGGAGATGCTGGAAGAGTTGGACAAGGATACGGTGGATTTCAAGGGCAACTATGACGACACGCGCAAAGAGCCGGAAGTTTTCCCCTCCCGCATCCCCAACCTGCTGATAAACGGCTCCTCCGGAATCGCGGTGGGAATGGCCACGAACATGCCGCCCCACAACATCGCCGAGGTCTGCGACGCCGTGATCACCCTCATCGACGACCCCGAAATGGAAATCCTCGACCTGCGCAAATACGTCAAAGGCCCAGATTTTCCCACCGGGGGATTCATCCTGGGTTCAGACGGGATCAAGGATTATTTCGAAACCGGGCGTGGACGCATCCTCATCCGCGGCGAAGCCGAGATCGAGACTGCCAAGAACGAGCAGGAATCCATCATCATCCGCTCCATCCCTTACCAGATAACAAAAACCGCCCTCATCGACAGGATCGTGCAACTGGTGAAGGACAAGCGCATTGACGGGATCAGCGATGTGCGCGACGAATCCGGACGCGACGGCATGAGGCTCGTCATCCAGGTGAAGAGGAACGCCGACGGCAACACGGTCCTCAACCACCTTTACAAATACACCCAACTGCAGTCAACCTTCGGCGTCATCAACCTCTGCCTCATAGACGGAGTGCCCCAGGTGGTGAACATGAAGGAAATGCTGAACAACTTCATCGAGTTCAGGCACGATGTGGTCCTCCGCCGCACGAAGTTCGAGCTAAAGAACGCCGAGGACCGCCTCCACATCCTGGAAGGCTTCAAAATCGCCCTGGACAACCTCGACGAGGTGATTGCCGCCATCCGCGCATCTCAAACCCCTCCTGAGGCCAACGAGCAGTTGCAGGCGAAATTCGGCCTCTCCGAAATCCAGGCCAAGGCGATCCTGGAAATGCGTTTGCAGCGTCTCACCGGGCTGGAGCGGGAAAAGATCGAGGAAGAGTATCGCGAGCTGCTCAAAGTCATCGCCCGCCTGCGTGACCTCGTGGAAAACAAGAGCCTGCGCATGGAGCTCGTCAAACAGGAAACCCAGGAAATCCGCGACAAGTTTGGCGACGCCCGCCGTTCCATCATATTGGAAAACTATATCGGCTTGCTCAATCCCGAGGACATGGTCGCCGACGAACTGGTGGTGGTGACCATCACCCACGACGGCTATGTGAAACGCCTGCCTGTGGATACCTATCGGGTGCAGGGGCGCGGAGGACGCGGCCTCACGGGAACCAACCTGAAGGACGAGGACAACATCCAGTATATCTTCGTGGCCTCCACCCATTCCTACCTCCTGCTTTTCACGAACCTCGGCAGGTGCTACTGGCTGAAGGTTTACGAGATACCGGAAGCGGGCAGGACAGCCCGGGGCAAGGCGGTGGTGAACCTCGTGAAGTTTGAGGACAAGGAAAAGATCAAGACCTTCGTCACCCTCAAGGAATTCAGCTCGGAACAGAACATTGTGATGTGCACCAGGAATGGCACTGTGAAGAAATCCGCCCTCGCTGACTTCAGCCGTCCCCGCAGCACCGGGATCCTGGCCATCAGACTGATGCCGGGTGACGAACTTATCGACGCCCGCATCACCGAAGGAAACGACGACATCATCCTCGCCACCAGGAACGGCTATTGCAACCGCTTCAGCGAAAGGGACATCCGCCAGACAGCCCGCTTCACCAAAGGCGTGCGCGGAATACGCCTCCGCGATGAGGACTATGTGATTTCAATGGGGATCATCTCCCAGGAAGACATCATCGAAAACGGCAGCCCCAGCGGAAAAACCATCCTCGCCATCAGCGAAAACGGCTACGGCAAACGCACTCTAACCTCCGCCTACCCCACCACCCGTCGCGGAAGCAAGGGCGTTATCACCCTCAAAACCAGCCAGCGCAACGGATATCTGGCAGCGCTGATGATCGTGGACGATTTGGATGACCTGATGATTATCACCCAGGAAGGCAAGATCATCCGCCAAAAAATCAGTGAAATCAAGATCATCAGCCGCAACACCCAGGGCGTGAGGCTCATCAACCTCTACGACAACGACAAGGTTAGCGACATCACCCTGATCCCGCACGACTTGGACGACGAAGAGCTGGATGTGGAAGTGGGAAAACTGAAAAAAGCCGCCCCGCCCAAGTCCCCGGCCGATGATGAAGACGAAGAAGACATAAATGAAATAGACATCGATGAAGAAGAAACCGATGAAGACATCGAATGA
- the holA gene encoding DNA polymerase III subunit delta, whose protein sequence is MPLDALEFDKVRLSLGDNFLLTGGDAFLMDTVTDRVRLELKQRDNVDLVIVYGDEVNSAQINDLLDTYSIFSSTKLILFRNADMMKKAELDCLADYFTNPSPQQSLVITAEKTDARLSGWKKIRQACQIVACDPPRYSGMFAAWLHKSLARIGKSMSDSARSAFTERVELDYSSANNELQKLSLLVGDRKVITEADVMRAIGSSRVGTQIAFAKALGNRQLKEALELLDRLLASDQKALQITSQINRTFLTIYHILLMKEAHLSPSEISGKHLMDIFADQRKHYMGFAQKYTLPQLEKILAILLDTDSNLKSTHASDAVLLTTCILKIIDTV, encoded by the coding sequence ATGCCCCTGGACGCCCTGGAATTTGACAAGGTCAGACTGAGCCTGGGAGACAACTTCCTCCTCACCGGCGGAGACGCGTTCCTGATGGACACGGTAACCGACAGGGTGCGCCTTGAACTGAAGCAAAGAGACAACGTGGACTTGGTGATTGTTTACGGGGACGAGGTTAACAGCGCCCAAATCAACGATTTGCTGGATACCTACTCCATCTTTTCCAGCACCAAGCTGATTCTCTTTCGCAACGCGGATATGATGAAAAAGGCTGAATTGGATTGCCTGGCGGATTATTTCACGAATCCCTCCCCGCAGCAGAGCCTGGTTATCACCGCCGAAAAGACAGACGCCCGCCTTTCCGGCTGGAAAAAGATCAGGCAGGCCTGCCAGATCGTCGCCTGCGATCCTCCCCGCTACAGCGGTATGTTCGCCGCCTGGCTGCACAAGTCTTTGGCACGCATAGGCAAATCCATGTCCGATTCCGCCCGCTCCGCTTTCACGGAAAGGGTGGAGCTGGATTATTCCAGCGCCAACAACGAGCTGCAAAAGCTGTCCCTGCTGGTGGGTGACCGCAAAGTAATCACGGAAGCTGATGTCATGCGGGCCATCGGTTCATCCCGGGTGGGAACCCAGATCGCCTTTGCCAAAGCCCTCGGCAATAGACAGCTCAAGGAAGCTTTGGAGCTGCTGGACCGCCTGTTGGCTTCCGACCAAAAAGCCCTGCAGATCACCAGCCAGATAAACCGGACCTTTCTTACTATCTACCACATCCTGCTGATGAAGGAGGCCCATCTCAGCCCCTCCGAAATCAGCGGAAAGCACCTTATGGATATTTTTGCCGACCAACGCAAGCACTACATGGGTTTCGCGCAGAAATACACGCTTCCCCAGTTGGAAAAAATCCTCGCCATCCTGCTCGATACTGATTCCAATCTCAAATCCACCCACGCCAGCGACGCCGTGCTGCTCACCACCTGCATCCTTAAAATCATAGATACGGTATGA
- the gyrB gene encoding DNA topoisomerase (ATP-hydrolyzing) subunit B: MPENNYTASNIKVMKGLEAVRKRPSMYIGGTSERGLHHLVYEVVDNAIDEAMAGYCDLIKVTITSQGEVEVDDNGRGIPVDEHKDEKISALQVVMTVLHAGGKFDSNIYKVSGGLHGVGVSVVVALSEYLEARVHTGGKLYFQRYERGQVVTEVKVLGETNRTGTVIKFKPDPTIFETVEFSFDYLTTRLRELSYLNRGVRIILKDERSDRIHDFHFEGGIESFVEHLNRNKKPLGSKPFYISAERKGMELELAMQYNEGYQENIFSYANNINTTEGGTHLSGFKSGLTRAVNTYIKNADLLKNEKVTPSGEDIREGLTTVISVKLSNPQFEGQTKTKLQNSEVDGFVNSVVYEKLMTYFEEHPAEAKTITLKSILAARSREAARKARELTRRKSVLESGSLPGKLADCTITDPAKTELFLVEGDSAGGSAKQGRDRSFQAILPLWGKMLNTEKARVDKVLNNDKIQPIILAIGAGVGQDFDVSKIRYGSVVIMADADVDGAHISTLLLTFFYRYMKPLIEHGHVYIAKPPLFLVRKGKQKKYVFSEEERDAAIAELGEKGVVVQRYKGLGEMNPDQLWETTMDPENRIMISVKMDDAIEADRMFTVLMGDEVEPRREFIQANAKYVQNLDI, encoded by the coding sequence ATGCCTGAAAACAATTACACTGCAAGTAACATCAAGGTGATGAAAGGTCTGGAAGCCGTTCGCAAACGCCCCTCGATGTATATCGGCGGCACCAGCGAGCGCGGCCTTCACCATCTCGTCTATGAGGTTGTGGACAACGCCATAGACGAGGCTATGGCCGGTTACTGCGATTTGATCAAGGTGACCATCACCTCCCAGGGCGAGGTTGAGGTTGACGACAACGGCCGCGGAATCCCGGTGGACGAACACAAGGACGAGAAAATCTCCGCCCTGCAGGTGGTTATGACCGTCCTGCACGCCGGAGGCAAATTCGACAGCAATATTTACAAGGTTTCCGGCGGCCTCCACGGCGTGGGCGTTTCCGTGGTGGTGGCGCTTTCCGAATACCTCGAAGCGCGTGTCCACACAGGCGGAAAGCTCTATTTCCAGCGCTACGAGAGAGGCCAGGTCGTCACCGAAGTGAAGGTTCTGGGCGAAACGAACCGCACCGGGACCGTGATAAAATTCAAGCCTGACCCCACCATCTTTGAGACGGTGGAATTCAGCTTCGACTACCTCACTACCCGCCTGCGCGAGCTTTCCTACCTCAACCGCGGGGTGCGCATCATTTTGAAGGACGAGCGCAGCGACCGGATACACGACTTCCATTTCGAAGGCGGCATCGAGAGTTTCGTGGAGCACCTGAACAGGAACAAAAAGCCCCTCGGCAGCAAGCCTTTCTACATCAGCGCCGAGCGTAAGGGAATGGAACTGGAACTGGCGATGCAATACAACGAAGGCTACCAGGAAAACATCTTCAGCTACGCGAACAATATCAACACCACCGAGGGCGGAACGCACCTCAGCGGCTTCAAAAGCGGCCTCACCCGCGCCGTGAACACCTATATCAAGAACGCCGATCTGTTAAAAAACGAGAAGGTTACGCCCTCCGGAGAGGACATCCGCGAAGGCCTCACCACGGTGATCAGCGTGAAGCTGAGCAACCCCCAGTTCGAAGGCCAGACCAAGACCAAGCTGCAAAACTCCGAAGTGGACGGCTTCGTGAACTCTGTGGTCTATGAAAAGCTGATGACCTATTTCGAGGAACATCCCGCCGAGGCCAAAACCATCACCCTGAAAAGCATCCTCGCCGCCCGTTCCCGTGAAGCTGCCAGAAAAGCCAGGGAACTCACCCGGCGGAAATCCGTGCTGGAAAGCGGCTCGCTTCCCGGAAAACTGGCCGACTGCACCATCACCGACCCCGCCAAAACCGAGCTGTTCTTGGTTGAGGGAGACTCCGCGGGAGGCAGTGCCAAACAGGGCCGGGACCGCTCTTTCCAGGCCATCCTGCCGCTCTGGGGCAAGATGCTGAACACCGAAAAGGCACGAGTGGACAAGGTTTTGAACAACGACAAAATCCAGCCAATCATCCTGGCCATCGGCGCCGGGGTCGGCCAGGATTTCGACGTGAGCAAGATACGCTACGGCAGCGTCGTCATCATGGCAGACGCGGACGTGGACGGAGCCCACATCAGCACCCTTCTGCTCACCTTCTTCTACCGCTATATGAAGCCCCTCATCGAGCACGGTCACGTTTACATCGCGAAACCGCCTCTCTTTCTGGTGCGCAAGGGCAAGCAGAAGAAATACGTGTTTTCAGAGGAAGAGCGCGACGCCGCGATCGCGGAACTGGGCGAAAAAGGGGTGGTGGTCCAGCGCTACAAAGGCTTGGGTGAAATGAACCCGGACCAGCTTTGGGAAACCACCATGGACCCCGAAAACCGGATCATGATTTCGGTGAAGATGGACGACGCCATCGAAGCCGACAGGATGTTCACGGTGCTGATGGGCGACGAGGTCGAGCCCCGCCGCGAATTCATCCAGGCCAACGCCAAATACGTGCAGAACCTGGATATCTAA
- the malQ gene encoding 4-alpha-glucanotransferase: MKNFGILLHISSLPSEYGIGDLGPGSYQFADILVERGIKYWQILPLYQTGYGNSPYNPLSAFALNPYLISPDLLYEDGLIDLPDLEAAKLPVTDHIPYNAIYRLKDVLIAKAADNYLTDSEISDFIESDALYMKPYLAYITLSNLYGDDNWQLFRPEHRQYTPELYDSLFQSYGRQMLCAACAQLIVKDQLTRLKEYINSQGLQLIGDMPLYLSYQSSEVWANQHLFELDAAGNRLRVAGVPPDAFSETGQLWGNPLYRWDVMREDGFQLFTHRIRDALAHLDKLRLDHFIGYVNYWAVATKSVGADGQPELPETALEGSWEKALPEDFFPLLQSLFPMDRFIAEDLGILNGEVCAYRDKYGLPGMIVLQFCFEESVPRVRDFPPERFIYTGTHDNPTIREWFDSLPGDSPSRANLFQFISENASLFAGLGLENDSDIEASIHKIACLIAEFSSCANVIIPVQDILGLDSSARMNVPGTALGNWQWRLTDFEDLLKTPFPFGN; the protein is encoded by the coding sequence ATGAAAAACTTCGGCATATTGCTGCATATCAGTTCCCTGCCTTCGGAATACGGCATCGGCGACCTTGGCCCCGGGTCCTATCAGTTTGCCGACATCCTGGTGGAGCGGGGCATTAAATACTGGCAAATCCTGCCCCTCTATCAAACCGGATACGGCAATTCGCCTTACAATCCCCTCTCCGCTTTCGCCCTCAATCCCTATCTGATCAGCCCTGACCTCCTCTATGAGGACGGCCTGATAGACCTGCCCGACCTCGAAGCCGCCAAATTACCCGTGACAGACCACATTCCCTACAACGCGATCTATCGCCTCAAGGACGTCCTTATCGCCAAAGCCGCGGATAACTATCTTACAGACAGCGAGATATCAGACTTTATTGAAAGCGATGCTTTGTATATGAAGCCCTATCTTGCCTATATCACACTGAGCAATCTCTATGGAGACGACAACTGGCAACTCTTCCGCCCTGAACATCGGCAATACACTCCGGAGCTTTACGACAGCCTGTTCCAGAGCTACGGACGCCAGATGCTGTGCGCCGCCTGCGCCCAGTTGATAGTGAAAGACCAGCTAACCCGCCTCAAGGAATACATCAACAGCCAGGGCCTTCAACTGATTGGCGACATGCCGCTTTACCTTTCCTATCAAAGCTCGGAAGTTTGGGCGAACCAGCATTTGTTCGAACTGGACGCCGCTGGTAACCGTCTTCGTGTCGCCGGGGTGCCGCCGGACGCCTTCAGCGAAACCGGCCAACTTTGGGGAAACCCTCTTTACCGCTGGGACGTGATGCGTGAGGACGGATTTCAGCTTTTCACCCACCGCATCCGCGACGCGCTTGCCCATCTGGACAAGCTCCGCCTCGACCACTTCATCGGCTATGTGAACTACTGGGCCGTTGCTACCAAGTCAGTTGGTGCCGACGGGCAGCCTGAGCTGCCGGAAACAGCCCTGGAAGGCAGTTGGGAAAAGGCGCTGCCGGAGGATTTCTTCCCTCTGCTCCAGTCGCTTTTTCCCATGGACCGCTTCATCGCGGAGGATCTGGGCATCCTCAACGGCGAGGTTTGCGCTTATCGCGACAAATATGGCCTCCCCGGCATGATCGTGCTCCAGTTTTGCTTTGAGGAAAGCGTGCCCCGGGTGCGCGATTTTCCGCCCGAACGCTTTATCTATACCGGCACTCACGACAATCCCACCATCCGCGAATGGTTTGACAGCCTGCCCGGGGATTCACCCAGTCGGGCCAACCTCTTCCAATTCATCAGTGAAAACGCTTCGCTTTTCGCCGGCCTCGGTTTGGAAAATGATTCCGACATCGAGGCTTCCATCCACAAGATAGCCTGCCTCATTGCCGAATTCTCAAGCTGCGCCAACGTCATCATCCCCGTGCAGGACATTCTGGGTCTGGATTCCTCAGCCCGCATGAATGTGCCCGGAACCGCCCTGGGCAACTGGCAGTGGCGTCTCACGGATTTTGAGGATTTGCTGAAAACCCCCTTCCCCTTTGGAAACTAA